Proteins co-encoded in one Melitaea cinxia chromosome 13, ilMelCinx1.1, whole genome shotgun sequence genomic window:
- the LOC123659261 gene encoding uncharacterized protein LOC123659261 encodes MIVTRKLKYDTPRLHMGGVDIVLASEIKLLGVVIDYKLTFNAHVANVCRRALAFYHQLARAAKASWGLHPEVIRTIYRAVVEPVILYAATVWAPAVDKLGIRKQLNVVQRGFAQKLCRAYRTTSLNSALLLAGILPLDLRVREAANLYEARRGVPQRVIGDREVERMSSALRSPHPPSHIDLEFKCLVDQEQFTANSENEVNIFTDGSKIAGKVGVALSVWTGAAEARTLKLALPSYCTVYQAELLAICRAARMAADNLAGSVGIYSDSLSALLTLKNPKALHPLAVEAREHLRRALLRDKHIELFWIKAHAGLEGNERADHLAKKAALKSKRAFDYDRCPVSFIKRSIRMQSLDEWNQRYRGGETAGVTRVFFPDAIAAYRITSKIRVDGLVTQALTGHGGFSECLYPFKCKGSPSCVCDPGCSESVLHVLLECPTFAYERLASRKSNRRTLNGRKPMRNNQK; translated from the coding sequence ATGATTGTGACGCGCAAGCTGAAGTATGACACCCCGCGTCTTCACATGGGCGGGGTCGACATTGTCCTGGCGAGCGAGATCAAGCTGCTGGGGGTCGTCATAGACTACAAATTGACCTTCAACGCCCACGTCGCGAACGTCTGCAGGCGCGCGCTCGCCTTTTACCACCAGCTGGCCCGTGCGGCTAAGGCCAGCTGGGGTCTCCATCCTGAAGTAATCCGCACTATTTACAGAGCGGTGGTTGAGCCCGTGATCTTGTATGCGGCTACCGTCTGGGCGCCGGCCGTGGACAAGCTCGGTATTCGCAAGCAGCTGAACGTGGTCCAGCGGGGCTTCGCGCAGAAGCTTTGTAGGGCATACCGAACCACGTCTCTGAACTCCGCATTGTTGCTCGCTGGGATACTCCCCCTCGACCTCCGCGTCCGCGAAGCCGCGAATCTGTACGAGGCGAGACGGGGGGTCCCCCAGCGGGTGATAGGGGATCGAGAGGTGGAGCGGATGTCCTCGGCTCTGCGGTCTCCGCACCCCCCCTCTCATATCGACCTCGAGTTCAAGTGCCTGGTCGACCAAGAACAGTTTACCGCAAATAGCGAAAACGAAGTCAACATCTTTACGGACGGCAGCAAGATTGCGGGCAAGGTGGGGGTGGCACTGTCCGTATGGACTGGCGCCGCCGAAGCTAGAACCCTCAAGCTTGCTTTGCCGTCCTATTGCACGGTGTACCAGGCGGAACTCTTGGCGATATGCCGGGCGGCGCGGATGGCCGCAGACAACTTGGCCGGATCAGTCGGGATATACTCTGACTCCCTGTCGGCACTGCTCACACTCAAGAATCCAAAAGCCCTCCATCCCCTGGCCGTAGAGGCGAGGGAACACCTGCGAAGGGCTCTGCTCCGGGACAAACATATAGAATTGTTCTGGATCAAAGCCCACGCAGGGCTAGAGGGGAACGAGCGTGCCGACCATCTGGCCAAGAAGGCTGCGCTGAAGTCCAAACGCGCGTTTGACTACGACAGGTGCCCGGTTTCGTTCATCAAGCGGAGCATTCGCATGCAGTCGCTTGATGAATGGAACCAGCGGTATCGTGGCGGTGAAACGGCTGGCGTCACCAGGGTATTCTTCCCTGACGCGATAGCCGCATACAGAATCACGAGCAAAATAAGGGTGGACGGGCTCGTCACCCAGGCGTTGACGGGGCATGGCGGATTCTCCGAATGCTTGTACCCCTTCAAGTGTAAGGGGAGTccgtcgtgcgtctgcgaccctggATGCTCCGAGTCCGTCCTCCACGTCCTCCTGGAGTGTCCAACATTTGCCTACGAGAGGCTTGCCTCTAGAAAATCAAACAGGCGTACACTTAACGGAAGGAAACCTATgcgaaataatcaaaaataa